Proteins from one Juglans microcarpa x Juglans regia isolate MS1-56 chromosome 1S, Jm3101_v1.0, whole genome shotgun sequence genomic window:
- the LOC121246142 gene encoding uncharacterized protein LOC121246142, with amino-acid sequence MSAAVCGSKRSFFEELPPSPPVSKRVRCSSSSSPIRFSAPTLLDQLRSVFPHMELNILERALQEHGNDLDAAIKSLHELCLESTEGNSGCVEESVVNVEKGRLTNDGNAGSLDNLSTSNHLPLGGQEWVDLFVREMMGASSMDDAKARAARLLGILEDSINSRAGEATKTLHKENLMLKEQIEGLMRENSILKRAVAIQHERQKEYDDRNLELQHFKQLVTQYQEQLRTLEMSNYALTMHLKHANQSSSIPGRFHPDVF; translated from the exons ATGTCTGCTGCCGTGTGTGGGAGCAAGAGATCTTTTTTCGAAGAGCTACCGCCGTCGCCTCCCGTCTCTAAGAGGGTTCGTTGCTCCTCTTCTTCTTCGCCGATTCGATTTTCTGCGCCGACACTCCTAGATCAGCTTCGCTCCGTGTTTCCTCACATGGAACTCAAC ATTCTTGAGAGGGCACTGCAAGAACATGGTAATGATTTGGATGCTGCCATCAAGAGCCTGCATGAGCTTTGCCTAGAATCTACGGAGGGAAATTCAGGTTGTGTGGAAGAATCAGTTGTAAATGTGGAGAAGG GTAGGTTGACAAATGATGGAAATGCTGGTTCTCTTGATAATCTATCGACTTCAAACCACCTTCCTCTAGGAGGTCAAGAATGGGTTGACTTGTTTGTGAGGGAGATGATGGGTGCTTCCAGTATGGATGATGCCAAAGCCCGTGCTGCAAGATTATTAGGGATTTTAGAGGATTCCATCAATTCACGTGCTGGTGAGGCAACAAAAACTCTTCACAAG GAAAATCTGATGCTGAAGGAACAAATTGAAGGACTCATGCGGGAGAATTCCATTCTCAAGCGTGCTGTGGCTATCCAACATGAACGTCAGAAAGAGTATGATGATAGGAATCTAGAGTTGCAACATTTTAAGCAATTGGTAACCCAATATCAAGAGCAGTTGAGAACACTTGAG ATGAGCAACTATGCATTGACAATGCATTTGAAGCATGCCAACCAAAGCAGCTCCATTCCTGGGCGATTCCATCCCGATGTCTTCTAG